The genomic segment GGTCTAGCCTCCTGGTAACCTCAATGCCTTAGGGCTCCTTGCGCCTTCTAGAACTAAGATTGTGAGTCTTCCATCTTTAGATGTGTTATTTCCTAGCCAATAATTAAGAGTGGTTCCCATCCtgataaattaaaaagtaattctTTTTTTATGAAGATTACTTTTTGCTTTATTACAGGGATGACTGAGGAAAGGGGAGGACTAGAGGACTATATGAAAATCAAATCAAGGATCTTACCTAGAAAAGTGGTACTTCCTCTCCAACTAGCCAAGACCCGATTCTGGAAGAATTACTAGTTTTCATGTTAACTGATAACAACTAATCGTGTGCTAGAAGAAGTCGATTGCCATTAAAAAATCTTAGTTATATGTGAAATAATGCGAGGGAGGGAGAAATGCTAATAGATTCTGCTATTTTGACCCTCGCCCATATGTTAAATTTGTGAATCTAACTAGCAATCTCTATTTAATTGAAGAGGAAAAACATTGTGATGTGATCTTTTCCCTAGTAACCTTGTTTTTGATCTTCTTCTGGTGTGATTCAGCTAAAAAATTCCAATATGGACATGCAAGCATAAACGCCTTGCATTTACCCTTGCTTTTGTATAAAAAAAGTTGGTCTACTTTATTAAACTACTTGATTAACTTTTTTGGATCTTTTTTGGATTGTAAAGTAAGCTCTTGGCCTTGAAATGAATAAAGTGTTGAACATTTTGGCATGTAAGGACTAAGGAATAATACTCCATAGTCGACCATTATAATTTCAAAATGCTTTTACTCTTACTATTCATGTAAAGCCTCTGTGCAAGGGTCTAAATTTGGTAGGATTACGCCTATTTACGTTTTGACATACTatacaacaacattccattaccccaatgcttTGACTTCTTGTATACACTATGCAACGTGATGTAATATAATGACTGGGTGATTGTTGTCATAATTTAATCACTGTGGCTTGAAGAACTGAACTACTTAAACATGTAAAAGTGTATGACGAGGGAAAAAGGATCAAGCGAAAACCATCCTTTATTGGGTTTTTGCTAATGCAATGACACATAAGTCACTGAATGACAATCTTTCTTTTTGCAGGTTGGGTCTTGTTTCGACCATAAAGGTATGCTAAATTGCTTcaatttttttgttggttttataTTTGTGTATATGATTCTGCATAGTTTCTTTTGGGGGATTTCCGTATGCGCGCATTTCTCCTTGCCCACTCCTTGAAGGGGGCACGGGTATGATTTGCCTGCTACCCTACTCCCCCATCGGACCCTACCTTGTGCAGGATATTGGGTTGCTGACATTGACTTTGATTTATTCTGCATAGTGAGTTGACTGGCGATTTGTCATTTATGGTGTATTAGCTGATTCTATCATGGATTTTCTTATTACTAGTGTAGGCATGCAGGGAAAAAAACATTTTGAGTATGGAAGGTATGCTATACCTGTGTCCTGATGTGGCGGGTGTTTTAACTTTTTGAAAGCCAATCCCTGGCATTGTGAGCTACTTCTTCCCTTTAGCTATTTGTGAAAAGGGGACTATTGGAATGATCATCATCAACCCACTATCCTGCTTGAAAACAGGGTCTGGGTGAGGGAAGGTGACAAACAATCCATACTCGTACTCCCTTCAAACAGAGAACGAACTATTGGAATATTACACTTATTGTACCACCAATCCCATGGTGGTTTTAGCTATGGTATAGCCCTGTTGAGTAAAAAGTTCCGGATATTTGGTTGGTGGAATATGGGAGCTTATGTTTGATTTTGCCTTGATCAAGATAATAGCTTATCCATCAAGAGTCCAATCCTCATTCTGCTGGATATATAGTTTGCCTTCAGGTTTCAAAGATAAAAGTGAATGATAGGCTATTTTAATGAGTTCATAActgtttattttttgcaaaacaTTATTTGATTGTGCAATTATTAATTCATCAAATTGTAGCAACATCTTTTGATCTCCTTGCTGTTTGTAAATATCACATTAGAAATTATGTTATTGGTTCTCAATCAGTAAAACTTAATTTGCTAGTTAGTTCACCTTTTGAATTTGCGAatcgctcaaaatggttcaaaaatagcctaaaaccgaccataattcgttTATTTCGATTTGCGATTCGCAAGGCGACTAGCATATCATGTGACAGTTTTGAATATACAATCACTAATCATATGTGCCAACTAAGATCTTAGAGTTCAGTTACGTCTTCCAGGATCGAGCCAATGAAATATATAAGAAGGTTGAAGACCAGAAACCCCTTAGAGGAAGGAATCAAGACGCAATTTTGGCTGCTTGTCTCTATATTGCTTGTCGACAAGAAGACAAGCCCAGAACTGTTAAAGGTATTTGTCATCTTAGAACATTAATTCACCCAATTTGTCTGGCTTTTAACGAAATCCTAACTACACAATCACCAGAGATATGTTCGGTCGCTAATGGGGCCACAAAGAAGGAAATTGGTCGTGCGAAAGAGTTTATCGTCAAGCAACTAGAGGGGGAGATGGGTCAGTCCGTGGAAATGGGAACCATTCATGCAGGAGATTTTTTGGTTTGTCGATAAGGACTAATTCATACTAATTGTGGCCTTTTAGGCATCAACCATTTCTTTGTCGTGTTTTTGGTCTTAAGATTTTCCGTGTAAATTATCTTTTGTTTATGATTGTAGAGGCGTTTTTGTTCGCATCTGGGCATGGACAAGCAAGCAGTAAAGGCCGCCCAAGAAGCTGTTCAGACATCTGAAGAGCTTGATATAAGGTAGTTTTCCTCCACTTACAAATTACAATGAACCCTATctcattaaattatgtgcacttttttttttgttaagttgCAGATAACTTCTTTGTGGCTACTAACAAAGGTTAGGTTGTGTTATTGCGTACATTCAACCGCCCAAATCCCACCTGTGGTGGAAGCCACCTAATGACATTGGGATAATGGAATGATAACGATGATGACTTTCCAACTTTGGGTAGCCGCCAACTCTTTGAATGTTTTTCTATTGTTTGAACATAAATTTTGTGACTTCTTATCGAAAATATAATCGTCCAATAGTCTTGAGAAGCTCGTCAAGTATTGTAAAGcaagtaaataaaaaagaacattTGTTAGGTTTTGAGAATCATGGGTTAGCGATTAGCCTAGGGTCCTGGTGGTTGAAGGTTTTTCCTTTCATCCTTGTGATCGgggtttgattttcacgaaatACAAGAAGTTTCTTATTACCTCTCCCCCTTTTCTTTAGGGATCTCTATCCTACTCCCGAATCAAAACATATGTTAGGTTTTGGTGAATTTCTGTGATAATGTCGACAAGCAACGTAGAACAATGAGACTCATCAAATAGTGAGCTTTGGCTTAAAATTCTTATTCTGCAGGAGAAGTCCGATTTCAATTGCCGCTGCTATTATTTATATAATCACCCAACTTTCCGATGATAAAAAGCCGCTCAAGGGTAAGcttattgttattctttttctttctatGCTGGAAATCATCGATGATTTTAAATCTCTGAAATGCGACAGATATTTCTCTCGCTACTGGTGTGGCGGAGGGCACTATAAGGAATTCTTACAAGGACCTCTATCCTCATATTTCCAAGATTATACCAAGCTGGTACGCCAAGGAAGATGACTTGAGGAATCTAAGCAATCCTTAAGATCCAACATGTACACGAAAACTGTAAGAATTCGGTAGCTAATGGTTATGACAGTTTAGCGTAATAGATGTAAAGCCAATTGTTTGAGATGATCTATTGAAACGTTCATCTCGATTAGGTGTGTTTGGATCGGTTAAGTTAATATAGGTGATGTTATACCATATTTGATGTATTAGGTTCTTCGGTATGTATTTAGGTAGTAGCTGCGTGATGGGTTATACCTTGTCATATGTTCAGCATTGCTTTGCCTAGTCTATTGCTCCTTCTTAAGGTTCATTCTATCAAATGACTTTTAGATATTTCTCTATTGTAAATTTTGTCATTATTTTCAACTTTCAAgcaaaatgatgtctaatgacTTGTGCAAGTTTGCCGAAAGTCAAGAGGATCTCGTTATCATTTACATCAATTCAATTCAGTTCAGCAGTTATTTGTTCAGTTTAGCGCAACAGTGATAAATTGAGTTTAATTAGGCACTCTTTTCATGTTCACATAGTTTTGAAATCCCTTTAGCTCGACATGTTAAAAGAAAGAGAACACTTACCTTCAACACAAGGATCTTGCGCTCGTACGTGTGCacctaaaaattaattacaatcaaatgtatttttagtttgtgtttgtttcatttgtaaaataatctaatatttgctTAGTTCACATACAAGCACAAACTGAATTGAAAATGCACACAAAATCTTTAATGCATATACTATTTAGATAAAACGGATCCAATTAACTATTTTTCAAAGCATTATAACGACTTGATATGGATATTCAGCTATCCAAACCGAGTACAATTTAAATTACATGAAGTAATCTGCATATAAAaacaaactattaaaatatcaaGACACTTATATGCATATTAGAATCAAAATTTACACAACCCAAGATATCATATTTAAAATCCGCCCAAACACCCAAATGTACATATCTATTTAAAAGCGGGATAGAAACATAGAATctataatatttctatttttaattatacaaattaTACAAGTGTGATTATACAAATGTATATATTTAGCTTTCAACATTTATTTCTACTTTTCAAGGGCTTTTTTTCAAATGGgacaataatgaaaaatgaatcaaaattatataaattgtaaGATTCAGATTCCAGTTCTGTGGGCTCCACCCTATGATCAGCATAGATCCCACCTTTAACAACCGTTGGATGAAGGCCCCACCTTACAGATCCCTGATCCCCACCTCTCTTTACCGTCGGATGAAGGCTCCACCTTAATTAGATGAAAGAGCTGTCATGATGTAATAATCAAatgatgatgattgatgatcACATCATACCTCATTTCAGGACCCATTCAAATCAGGAAATGATGAACAAGATCACAATATTTTTACACTTGTACAATTTCGCTATCAATACAAAAGTTGACTTTTCATTGGGTAATACTCCTAGCTGATCTCAGCTCATACTTACCAATGAATACTACTTACAGTTGGTAGCAATCTAAGGTACAAAATCAATGAGATGCACCTAATTTTCAATTgggtgtaatttttttaatgaattttatgGATAAATATATAAGACATCTTTTCGAGCGaaaggaaataaaaatttatcagttgaataaataaaatagaggTGGAAGAAGTTTTGAACCAGTTAGCGAATGACGAAGCTTAAAAAATTGTGTCAGGTATTCCTATTGAGATTTTAGGGCATATAAAACTGAACTCGTTAAGTAATCTTTTTAACAAGTTAGGACGAATTTTAATATGTCAAAAAGTTGAAGACCATCACTATGACAATTAACAAGTatctataaaaacaaataagtTGCATAAAATTGTTCAGATTACAAAagaattttaagaaatttagtAAAGGAAATGCTGACAGAAAATAATCTAATctagaagaatgaatgatcaaccaacaattttttatttacaagaTCATTTAAgatcaaacaaacaaatacGAATTGCATTAGCAACTTGGTCGTACCTCGACACTGGTGCCTCTAGGCTTTGTTGATATGCAGCCGTCACAGCTCATAACAAACCTCACACCACAAAACTTTATTATGGtctattattcaaaaaaaattaaacttttaatattcatttttttaattttgcataTGCCTAAATACACTAAATTTATCCGATCAAATTTAACTTatcactcatatatatatatatatatatatatatagggaagCGATGCAATGaaaaggggttgaaaatgagaagagtaagaaggactctacatccttaatttcactaaaataaaaaaaaatttatggtcacggttgagccaaaaacacataattgtaaaagtaactatattACATAAAAacgtaactatgaaataatttttaaaatattcttaatttatagtaacatagtatccttttttgtatttatagtaacaaaacaagatcaaacaaaaatccttctcattttaaaatcctttttatttgatcatatatatatatatatatcaattcaCAAGTGTCAATGTACAAGAACATGGATGCAATTTCATCCATAGACCATAGGAATAGATGCAAGATATAAGAAATGGGTTTAGGACCCATCTtatgattttgaaaattaagaAGTAAATAATATGGTTGAGGATTGGACCCACATGCAAGATAGATCCCTGATTGAGATGATTCCAAAGAGCAACTTGGTTTATGCAAAGGATAtgggaataatatattgctTCATCAATAAAAGAATcaatatcaaacaaaaaaatatgtagaaTAATTAACTTTCAAGTACTAATACTCTTAGAAAGTCATTACATTAGGTAAGAAAAACGAGGCTGCAATAGACCCTCAAAAAGTTCTCTAAAAGCAATGTCACATTCACAtactttcttttcttctctacATCCTCCATAATAAGCCATCATTTACAACATTTACGATTCCATACTATTTCGAAAAGGTAAAAACTTTTTCTGATTGACAGACGAATTCAAAATACTAGTATAAGGTGAACTGAACACTCATCTCTACATGTATGTTGAACCAACTCCGTTGCTATTCTTTTGTGTTATAAAGTATGCTATGGagtttttaatcaaatgtcATGAGTGATCAAGGCAGGCCCAAACCTAAATTCCCCTGTCTGTGATATCTTAACTTAATAAGACGTGACAGATTACCTTCTTCGTTAAGTTATTAACCACCAACTCCTTTCCATAAACTTTGATAATTATTCAGCTATGTAGCTAGATTTCTAAGAACCCTTTTCTCATAATCAGCAACCCCACTTAGACTACCCTTAAACTATCTTTTATGGTCCCCCAAAAAAAATTGTGATTCTATCTTTATAATGAAAAAGTCATGAAACTTACATATATAAGCTTTCAAAGAATTTCAGCATGGACCAATTCTTCTAGGGACCCCATATCATTTGGGTCACCCTCCCTCCCCCAAGCACACTCAAAAACAAGCACAATACCAACAGCAATTCAAATTCCTGTCTGTTTATCAGAAAATATCCTTCCATCCGTAGGATAATCCTGGATTTCCCTACAGTTTTCTGAATGATTAAACTTATTCATCATGTTAGATGCAAACTTAGTATCCATAATCTTGATTAGTACCTTATCATTGACTTATTTTTCTGCTTTTGGATCGATCCCAAGTCCGGCAAGACACAAAATCGATAGATTTTTTCGGTTTGATGAGGAATCAGACAGTTGGGTACTTATTAAACTGCCTTATGATCTAGTTACCTGCAACAATGGTAACTGTACTGTAGTGGGTTCTATCCGTCAAGCACCAAATAGAACAGAGAATGTTCGGGTAAAAAATGGAGATAGTACTGCACGAAAAGCGAATAAGGAGATTTACAGACGACTTTTACCTTTGAGGAAGCGCGTTTCTTTGACAAAAATGTCGGATGCATCCATCTGGATCACTGGTCAGAGTGGTTCGATTTACGAGAGATTTTGGAATGGAGTGCAATGGGTGATCGCTCCTCATGATTTGCCTGAATATGCAGAGTCTGCTGTATCTGTGTTCTTTGTTAATCAGACAATTCTTGCCCTCTCAGAATCTGGGTATCTTTATCAGGTACAGTTCTGTTCTGTGCACATGAAATGAGAAAACCAATGTAGATAAAACCAAGTATTGATGATCCAAGTCAAGTATAGCAACAATCCCAATATATTTGTAGTATCTTTGAGATGAATAACTATCAAAGGAGAATACCGATATAGAGTGGGTAAAACACTCATCTCTACATGTGTATAGACCCAATTCAACCGTCATTTTCTTTAATattagaataatttgcgaattacagccttaaagtttagcacATTTGCAAATTACAGACTCTATggccaccaaagtatcaaagtttgcaGATTCAGGTCAAAACACAGAATTCCGACCATTTTAGTGGTTGGAATTTTGGATTAAGTGGTCGGCATTCTGTGTTTTTGGCCTGAACTTgtaaactttaatactttgttgactgtaattcgcaaaaaataaacattaaggctgtaattcacaaaaatgctaaattttaaggttgtaattcgcaaattattcttaatagagTTTTTAATCATATAATCTGGGTCAAGCCCTAGGTAGACCCAAGTTTCTGattcttattgtttttaagttctgcattttcttttttctttttttaattagtgTGGCTGATTATAGATAATAAGGTGGCAAATCCTGGATACTAGTATAGGGTGGGCTGAACACCCACCTCTAAATGTGTTTCTCTATGTCAAATGACTGGGCCATGGCCTAGGCAAGCTCAGACCTAGATGGCTAGATCGCtctaattacaataacatatgATAGTTCTAAATTCTGCATCATATTCAAAGGGTTTGTTTCCTGTTACAGATGCAACTGATTGAAAATTCACAACTACTTTGGAC from the Amaranthus tricolor cultivar Red isolate AtriRed21 chromosome 12, ASM2621246v1, whole genome shotgun sequence genome contains:
- the LOC130796773 gene encoding transcription initiation factor IIB-like; amino-acid sequence: MGDFSYCPDCKRSTEVVLDHAAGDTVCVECGLVLEAHSIDEHSEWRTFANEAQDNDPVRVGGPTNPLLTDGGLSTVISKPNGSSTEFLTSSLGRWQSRGSNPDRNLIQAFKSIATMADRLGLVSTIKDRANEIYKKVEDQKPLRGRNQDAILAACLYIACRQEDKPRTVKEICSVANGATKKEIGRAKEFIVKQLEGEMGQSVEMGTIHAGDFLRRFCSHLGMDKQAVKAAQEAVQTSEELDIRRSPISIAAAIIYIITQLSDDKKPLKDISLATGVAEGTIRNSYKDLYPHISKIIPSWYAKEDDLRNLSNP